One part of the Marinilabiliales bacterium genome encodes these proteins:
- a CDS encoding 6-carboxytetrahydropterin synthase: MARVRVTKQFDFEMAHALWNYDGPCKSLHGHSYRLFVTVTGHPVKNKAESTHGMVMDFGDLRKMVAEAVISEFDHALVISSEVPEGHYKSMGAMLDKLRIVDYQPTCENMIVDFAGRIGKRLPAGVELHSLRLQETSTSYAEWFASDNP; this comes from the coding sequence ATGGCCAGAGTCAGAGTAACGAAGCAGTTTGATTTTGAGATGGCCCATGCCCTTTGGAATTATGATGGTCCGTGCAAAAGCCTGCACGGGCATTCATACAGGCTCTTTGTAACAGTAACGGGCCATCCGGTAAAGAACAAAGCCGAATCCACCCACGGGATGGTCATGGATTTCGGCGATCTGCGCAAGATGGTCGCCGAAGCCGTGATAAGTGAATTTGACCATGCTTTGGTCATTAGCAGTGAAGTGCCTGAGGGGCACTATAAAAGCATGGGGGCGATGTTGGATAAACTCAGGATTGTTGATTACCAGCCTACATGTGAGAACATGATAGTTGATTTTGCGGGACGCATCGGGAAGAGGCTGCCTGCCGGCGTCGAGCTCCACTCTCTCCGGCTCCAGGAAACCTCCACATCTTATGCAGAGTGGTTTGCGTCAGATAACCCCTGA